ccaaataataaaaaactaaatgcaatataACTTAAAATGAATGTCTTTGTCTTTTACTCTttagtcttcatggaatacgccaaataatatgatctttatgttcctccagtcTTCCatttcctttacctcatgtgtgtactgaatcatgaacctgttcaaaaataCTAAATggacacatgagatacttgtgatttgtcagcatcaaaataggaatcggactcaaaaagtcaatagagttagataatactgttttgtggcatatgcggttaggacatatgggtgagcatggaatgaaggaacttcataagTGAAATATTTTGAAGGGTATCGAAACATGCAGGCTGAATTTCTACAagtattgtgttcttgggaaataGAACAAGGTGCAATTCAAAATAGCAACTCACAAGACAGagggtattcttgactacattcattcagacGTTTAGGGACCGGTAAAAGTAGCATCACAAGGTGgatctgggtgtacttcatgcggcacaagtcaaaGACATTTTTCAAGTTTAAATTATGGAAATGTGAGGTGGAAAACCATACCAAGAGGTGAATTAAATGCCTCAAGTCATACAATGGAACTGAGTACGCTAATTCAAGGTTCATAGAGTTTTGTGAGTACCATGGCATAAGGATACATTTTATAGTACGCtagacaccacaacagaatggtatGGCAGAAAGAATGAATCGAACGTTAGCTGAGAGAGCTCAGTGTCTTCAGTTGAATGCATGACTAGCAAAGAACTTTTGGGTCGAGACAGGgagtatggcgtgtttcttgGTTAACCAATCACCAAGGGTGTCACTAAAGGGAATAGTTGCAGAGGAGgtatgactcactctaaaaatgaacgcaaaagctatcccaagtattgGAATttagtcatgtaataattagcctaagGGTCTGATCATCTCCTCgaggaatgcaatttaattccaaattttgtgcaaatccaaaagaaattaataaaagaaaagtttactgaacacagttcaaatttgggttcttggatttttgagatttttgtgatGCAATTGAAATGACACAAAAATTAAACTATAAACCTAACACGCATAAAATAACAAGAAGTAATTAAATCTTACGTTAAATGTTCAGATCGAAAAAAGACCCTACATTTGAAATTTCAGACAAAAGACCAAAACGGAAACTTTACCACTTAACTGAAGCATTCACCCCTAAAAACCTCAATCAAACACTAACTGAATTAAGGAGTAACCGAGTAATGACTTAAACAAAGACTAATTAAATCCAAAAATCCACTCACACAAAAACGAACTTGAGATTTTAAAAAGAGCAAGCCAGGCTTACCAATGAAGCATAACTCAATCCAAAATTCATTCCAaagataatataaaataaaaacttaaactttaatgACAACCAAACAAACATTTAAACTTTCAAGATTTTAATTAAAACACAAACCCAATACTAATTACGTAAAAATTATGTAAGAGACGAGagaataaagggaagagaagagagagataaaaaaaaCTTACTattgcaaaaagaagaaaaaaaaaataacttctgCCAATACTTCAAAAgaggggaaagaaaaaaaataatcataaaacagactaaacgagagagagagagagagagagagagagagagagagagagagaagaactgGAGAAGAGAGAAGCACTTCGAAACGGCTTAAGAAGATAACCGGAGACTGAGATAATGTCGGAGGAGACGAGAGAGTGTCGAAGATGACGAGAGAGCTGAGAAATCTGAGAGACGGTAGCACCGGAGAAGACTAGCGAATTGAGAGACCTAAGACACCCCTTCTTCTGTGTGAAGACTCCCTTGCGGCGCTGGTTGCGAACCAGCGCAGACCGCTGACCTCCCACGGCATCCCCCCCACTCAAAACCCCTATGAAACCCCTTTTTATAAGCTGCCTCACGCACCCAAAAGCTACCGCATGCTGCATGTGGCCCTCACGTGGTCACATCAGCCCATGGATATAAAGCCCTTCATTCCTTTTCCAATCCAGCGCATGTTTCCCCCCATCCACTTTCTTCCTGTGCACGGCCCAGCTAGCCCTTTCATGGGCTTTGATTTACAAGCGTGCATGGCTCCTTCTTGTGTGCATGGCCTTATCTTCTTCACACCCGGCCTCCTTCACGACTCCTTAATGTTGCATGCATGGGTCTCATTAATTGTGCTCTAACTCACGTTAAGCCCACGTGTCCTGTTGTTTCAAAGCCCACCATTCGGCCTTTTAGCAAGCACATGACACACATGCACGGCCCTTAGGTTTAATCACATGCGGGCTCACATGCATGACCCATTCACGTGGTCAATTCAATGCATGGGCCTCTTTAAGATTCTCCACCCAGCTCATTTGATTCCATGCAAGGCTTCATGCACGTGCGCTTCATTCTTGTGCATACGACTCTTCCAAATTCCCTACATGGCTCGGCTTCCAAAAAATTAATAGATTGCATGGCTTCTTCTCGAACTCAAGCTCACACATAACCCACATACACTTTAATTTCAACTtcaatgtccaaaaattatcttacaataataaaataccaaaatctgtaaattatcgaataaaaactcaaatattataaattgagcacaatgttaaaatattgaatataattaagcatttaattaaaattataatctctaatgcatgaatttaaatatttaattccGCAACTTTGATGTGTAATCAAGGTATGGACAGGTAATGCAATAGACTACTCCAGATTGAAGTGTTTTTCTAGTAAAGAGAGATAAAAGCTTGATGCAAAATCTAAACATTGCAATTTTCTAAAatatcagaaaggtgtgaaagggttcaagttgtcggatccaatggcaaacaaggtggtgatcacgGTATCGCTATATACAAACCCAGATGCACTATTAGGCTACCGCTcaggtatgaatttgatgatgTGGTATCTTATGTTCTCATTATCAGCTGCAAGGATCCAACTACGTTTCAAGAGGTGGTGCACAACCAGTAaaaaagtagatggatgggtgctatggtggaggaaatggagtcattgcataagaattAGACGTGGGATTTGGTGGAACTTCTAGAAGGGACGAGGgcaataggttgcaaatgggtgtataggaagaagaaGCAATATCAGAAAAGAAATGTCAGAAGTTCAAGGCTCagttagtagcaaagggttactcgcAGAAGAAatgagttgattatgatgaaatttttTCTCCCGTGGTCAAACACACATCCATCGGGGTAGTGTTGGAATTGGAGGCGCATTACGATATGCATTTAGAGCAAATGGACGTAAAAACAAATGTTCTCAATGGTGATTTGGAGGATTAGATTTAAATGGCACAGCTagaagggtttagtcaacctGTAAAGGAGTATTTGGTTTGTAAACTGACGAAGTCACTTTACCAGCTGAAGCAATCTATGAGGTACTGGTACAAACTCCTACATGACTCGGATAGGCTATAGGAGatatgagtatgattgttgtgtgtatgtgaagagtcttgaggatggttctctctttttttttttggtactttatgttgatgacatgttaattgTTGCAAAGGATATGACTGATCGGTTAAAGACTTTGTTGAGTTAAAGAGTTTGACTTCAAAGATTTAGGTGCAGTCAAGAAATTTCTTGTGATTGAGATTCGCAGAGACGGAGCTGcaaggagattatggttatcttaggaCAGCTCTCTAAAGaaagtgttggagaggtttagcatggtaaATGCAAAACCGATAAGTGCACCGTTAGCAAATCATTTTAAATCTTCTACTACTCAATGCCCAAGGACAGATGATGATATCCGTGATATGTCAAAGGTCTCATATGCTAGTGCAATAAGAtatttaatgtatgctatggtatatACAAAACCAAGCCTAGCACAAACTGATAGCGTGATAagtaaatttctttcaaattcaaGTAAACAGCATTAAGATGCAAtcaaatggatttttagatacttgCAGAGTATTTCTCACTATGTTATCATGTTCAACAGGCCACAAAGTGATCCATCAATCGTGGGATATGTAGATGCAGATTATACAAGAGATCTAGATGACAAGAGGTCTTCAACTGGGTATGCGTTCACCCTTGTGAGATGGCCTATTCGTTAGAAGTCCATAATACAATCTCTGGTTGCATTATCAACAACTGAGTTAAAGTATATGACAATCGCCGAAACTGTCAAGCAAGTTTTATGGCTTACAGATTTAGTCAAGGTGCTAGATATACAGCAAGGTAGGGTTCAACTGTGTTGTGACAATCAAAGTGCAATCTATTTGACGAAGAAGAACGTAATTCatgcaagaaccaaacatatagatgtgagATTTCATAAAATTCAAGAGTTGATTTCTTCAAGTGAACTTGTGCTTGAGAAATTTACACTTTTAAAAATGCAACAAATGTATTGACAAAACCTATTACCATGAATAAGTTCAAACATTACTTGAATTTGCTTAATGTCACCAATTACTAAACAAGAGGTGGACTATTGACCCAAGTAGAGCAGCTTGTTAtgttttcaattttctccttaaaGGTGTGTAttcatcaaaatagagattgttgtaatatgttaCTCATATATTGAGTCAAACACATTTACAAAAGAACATAGTTGAAAACAAAGAATCTAGGTCTGCAAAACTAAATTGCCGACAAGTTTGCCTAAAACCATCAACAATTTTAGCAAAATCAAAAGAAATAGTCAATTGATTTGTAATGTTACATCAACTGTTTGATCTCAACATCAAACCATTAACGATATGTTTGTAACTATCAACAATTTTTGCTCTATTAAGCAACactagttttcaaatttttaactAAGAAGTTGTATATGTTGAGTTTCAAGAGAAAAACCTCTAAGGtggttatatatacatattatatgttataatcCATGTCTTttgacaaaaaataataaaaaatcactACTATTTGTTCCCATCAATGTAATCATTGCCCAatcatataaatttttaaatcattttttttattactttcatatattaatgaaatttaaagataaaaaataaactaTTTTTGTTACTATTAATTGTTACATTGTAAGATCATTTATTTTCACTATACATTCATTTGcacaacattttttataattattaatgaaatttagaaataaaaataaactatatTACACAAGCCAACCCTTTACTTCAACCTTTTACATACAAATTCAATTAGAACATTAAATTACTACAATTTGtgaaatacaaaaatttaaaacaaactatTTTACACAACCAAACAAgtccaaaatttttaaaagtccaaCTCaataataaaaaccaaaaacaaatggCACCTCCTTTATTTTCTCCCTCCCGCATAATAAACTAACAAATTTGTCTCTTTTtcatctcttaaaaaaaaaaaaacacttcaaTTTTCACAATTCACATTAGATCCCTCAAATCATCTTTTTAATTACAAATAAACCAGTTAACTGACAAATATTTGTTAACATCAATTACTCTAATCATGTGCATAAATCTTGAATAactaataattattattgaaatatactATTTTTTGCCCGATAAACAAAGCAAAGAGCAGCACAAAAACAAATTGAAACCAAAATATATGCAAAACCAGACCCTATAATCAATATTCTATAATAAGAGAAAACCAGACCCTTGTGGTTGGATATTAAAGGGAAGCTGTTCACTCGACAAACTAGATGGGTATGGTGTGGATAAAATTTGTGTTTACTGTAGAGATGAAACTGAAACTATAGACCACCAATTCTTTAAATGCAGAATAACCAAATAGGTGTGGTATACCATCAGATATTGGCTTAAGAAGGAATGTCTACTTTGAAAGCAGCTCTAAAATGACCACTGCTATGGTATTCCTCCTATGGCAGAATCAGATAACCAAGTAGGTGTGGGATACTATCAGATATTGGCTTAAGAAGGAATGTCTACTTTGAAAGCAGCTCTAAAATGACCACTGCCATGGCATTCCTCCTATGGCAGAATCAGATAGCTTGACAACGAAAATCAAAACACAAACATATAGAATTGTGTATGACAAATATAATCTATTTCCATATTAATGTGCTTACGTTGATGGTTATTTCTTGTAACAGATTTGTTTGGGAGGCCAAGTTGGCTTGCCTCTTGGGTGCAATGCTTTGCGTTTTTTACTGGGACTTTGTTCCCCTTTCTCCTGGTACGCTAAGAACATTACTGTACATATCCTTTATATTACTGTTTACTAAGAAGCATGATAATTTCAGCAGCAGTCAACTAAATCGATGGATTTATGATTATTTGATGGTATAGATATCATTTATGGCTTACGAGCCAAAGCACATCAACGATCAGAGTGACGAACAAGTGATGGTAAGGTTTAGTATAAACCATAATCAAATCAGGTTACCGATATTCCAAATCCTGTCATCAAAAACCTCAACTCAACTACGAGACCAAATTTTTATTGTCACGAGGTGAGTTTATTGTCATAAGGTGAGCCCCAAAGAACAAGATTTGCCAACTAAAAGCTACATACCAATATCAAATTTGTGTTCCAACAAAACGAAAGAAGTTTCAAGCAAATTGTTTGTCCCCTACAAAAGCAAGAAATTACCAAAGGGAGTTTTCGAAGTATGCAAAAGCATATATACAAAACCAGAACCTATGATAGAACTAATCAAGAATCATGGAAATCTTGCCCAGAGGCAAACTAGGAGAAAGATAATTCAAGCTCGTTCACCGCGGATTCGACGAGCAAGCTGAATGTCCTTGGGCATAATGGTGACCCTCTTAGCGTGGATAGCGCACAGATTCGTATCCTCAAACAAACCCACCAGATATGCCTCTGCAGCTTCCTGAAGAGCCAGAACAGCGTGACTCTGGAACCTCAGATCCGTCTGGAACAATCAAACATGCAAGGAAATTTGGATTAAGAACTCCGAAAAAGCTAGAAATAAACAATAGCAGAGGTATTATGTTTTCCCCTTTTTTCAGGGTCATTTGATCTTATGAAGGAAAAGAATTGAAGACATTTAAAATGAACAAACTCAAGAATCAAATATTACGGAACAGATTCCGTGCGAATCTCTGAGATTGGGATATCAAATCCAATTATTACCGCCAAGTTAGACTTTAAACCATTGAATCGAATTGAAGTGCATTAACTTGAATTGAATTGCACTCATGTATGATTCCAATGACGGAGAAATTGTCGTACCTTGAAATCTTGAGCAATTTCACGCACCAGGCGCTGGAAAGGCAACTTGCGAATCAGGAGCTCTGTGCTCTTCTGGTATTTCCTAATTTCACTGTTACCAGAAGGTACGAATATTCAAGTTTTCTTCACAATGATTGATTAGATGAAATGGATAAATATTGAACCGGGTGGGCGAAAAGATTACCGAAGGGCAACAGTTCCGGGACGATAACGGTGAGGCTTCTTGACTCCGCCGGTCGTAGGCGCCGACTTCCTCGCAGCCTTCACGGAAATCCATAAAGAAAACGTTACAAAAGAGTATAGCAGCAAAtctaaagttcaaattttcaaagagaaacgcgccaaaaaaaaaacaaaaaaatctcaAGCAAATTGTTTGAAATCGCCTCTTAGGTTTTCCCAAACGAAGCCGACTAACCCAAATTCGAATAATCATTAAATCAAGAACAAAAATTCAATAATGAACAAAAAAACAAAGCAGCCGATTAAACAGAAGGAGAACAATCAAATCGAAGGCACACCTTGGTGGCGAGCTGCTTCCTCGGAGCCTTTCCTCCGGTTGACTTGCGAGCGGTTTGCTTCGTACGAGCCATTTCGATTCAGAGGCCTGgaacccaaaatcgaaaaataaaaagATCGACTATAGATCCACGAACAAACAAAGAAACGATACTACTGAAATTTTAAAGATAAAAGATCGATGGAATCATACCTGGAAGAAGATCTCGAagttagggttttgctctttcgaAGAAACAAGGAAGCCGGAGACGataaaaagaagaaaggaggGAATGTTCGGTCTTTTATAGTAAGGGAGGAGAGCGAAGGCCAGGATTAGTGGTCCACTTCAACGGCTTTATGGCGATTGCGATCCGTGTGATGGTCCCTGATTGGCTGCTTCTGTCGGTGTTCTCGCCTCTGATTGGCTGGTTTTGGGAGGCGCGGATTCATAAAAAGCTTGTGTTTCTTTTGTATGTGCGATTGAGGTCGAGTTGAGATTTGCCAACTCAGCCGAGTCACTGCCCATAGATATGCGTCCACGCGGCATCCTGATTAGGAGGATTGTTATCTTATGGAGTGGAGTTTGAAAAACCCGATTAAAGAAATGAGTCAAATGTATCTTTTGGGACCTTTTGTTTGTGTATAAATTgctttattattaataattatattctattttattgtCCGGGTGTAAATTGGGCCGTGCAGAGTAtctcatattagtattttatattctattttatttaggGCAAAAGAGACGGGccaagatttgacaaaaaaagtATTAATTTTCTTTAAGAACcctttttaaagttttaaaattttttaaaatttcatacaATGTTTGTCAAAAAGAACGCACATCTCtctttatattttgcaaaaatataagacttttgagggGTATAAAGGTGTACCAAAAATCAAATGCAGAAGAAGAAGGTCTAAAATTTTTGGAAATTCGAGAGAAGAacatggaatttttgaaacctccaAATAGATTTGTATATTCTTGCCAAATTTTAAGAGAGGttaatattttttatctttttatttattgTCTCATAATTTAATAGCCCTAAGCAATATAAGTATGCACAATATTATAATTTTGATATAAATAGAtacaaaataaacaaataaaaatatttgatctCCTTCATTCTTCCACACTAATAGCTTTAAGTTTTATTTAATCACAACTTAAAAACAAAGCTAGAAATTTTAAATAGTTTGTTATCGTTAAAACAAAGTTAATAAAACTTTTGAATTAGCACAATGAGTAATCAAGGATGACTTTTCCTTGCATGAGTTGAAACTTAAAAATTACAAGTAGGATATTGAAAatgaattattatatattttaaatttacattaagACCttgaatgtaatgacccgaataaaatggaatttgtCTAATTAAGAGGGAaataaatagaaatagaaacaaaaggaggtcgtagacttcgtcaacgaacacaacattgcatttgggggataaaaataattttaaaaaattgcctggattcgtcgacgaacacagggtttcatcgacgaaggctttaagaatttcgtcgacgagaaaataccgagagcagtTCTGAGacagcctaaatttcgtcgacgaatataaggtcttgttgacgaatttaatgaaggactcgtcgacgaatctggctctatatatatggaaaatcagattttaacttcatttttaagcttcctctccactctctctctctctctctctctctctctctctctctctctctctcttcgtttttgggtcatttttacgccggatcgacgatctgaagtcaccacaacgctcatggggaagttctctccaaatctaccggagcagatcgctggtgaaagctagttggaaatcatccctaagttgaggtaaggtttttcaagccaaattagactttgtgatagttataggaattgatgtacgcatgaaaatactgatgtttaatactggaagttttgagtttcagggtattgagtaggaaatcctacgggagtcAGGCTAAGAAATTTTAGGGGCTTTatcagtagctaggtaagggaataaatgaggccgtaattactatattttctgCAGAAGGCCATAATGATATTATAAATggtcatgtattatatgttatcacaaccaggatgttagtttagttcagttcaggggttcggtaccgtagctatatgtgtagatcagatatctacgtcaaattaatgctaaccatcccacgaggggatgggagatggatagtcgatgtggctttcagtagagtgtagacgtccacctcgcagtccggaccagggtgtggcgggtccatcgtacttacaaacatatttgactctgcagtggtcggccaaccattgtcgggtcccgccttcgagctgcacaacctgtcatggggggtaatacacgacaccagctaactattcatcctggttATATTTTTAGTACTATTCagctataacagatgttttatgcaTGA
The sequence above is a segment of the Malania oleifera isolate guangnan ecotype guangnan chromosome 8, ASM2987363v1, whole genome shotgun sequence genome. Coding sequences within it:
- the LOC131161562 gene encoding histone H3.3, which encodes MARTKQTARKSTGGKAPRKQLATKAARKSAPTTGGVKKPHRYRPGTVALREIRKYQKSTELLIRKLPFQRLVREIAQDFKTDLRFQSHAVLALQEAAEAYLVGLFEDTNLCAIHAKRVTIMPKDIQLARRIRGERA